A window of the Bradyrhizobium diazoefficiens genome harbors these coding sequences:
- a CDS encoding META domain-containing protein, whose translation MVLVKRMMFAAVAVLLMSVAAHAEEGFPFGTEMTLEAVPQPGSKRIPNIEIGDNGEVVLELWCKGGKGQFSVAGNTVIFVPGAIQDRSCPPVKAQADDDLVTALAAVETWKRQGDVLTLIGPKPLRFRTNGN comes from the coding sequence ATGGTTTTGGTCAAGCGAATGATGTTTGCAGCTGTCGCCGTGCTCCTGATGTCGGTTGCCGCGCATGCCGAGGAGGGCTTTCCCTTCGGCACCGAGATGACGCTGGAGGCCGTGCCGCAGCCCGGTTCGAAGCGGATCCCGAACATCGAGATCGGTGACAATGGCGAGGTCGTGCTCGAGCTCTGGTGCAAGGGCGGCAAAGGCCAGTTCTCGGTGGCCGGCAACACCGTGATTTTCGTTCCCGGCGCAATTCAGGATCGTTCCTGTCCGCCGGTAAAGGCCCAGGCCGATGACGATCTCGTCACGGCGCTCGCCGCCGTCGAGACCTGGAAGCGCCAGGGTGACGTGCTCACGCTGATCGGCCCGAAGCCGCTGCGCTTTCGGACGAACGGGAATTAG
- the groL gene encoding chaperonin GroEL (60 kDa chaperone family; promotes refolding of misfolded polypeptides especially under stressful conditions; forms two stacked rings of heptamers to form a barrel-shaped 14mer; ends can be capped by GroES; misfolded proteins enter the barrel where they are refolded when GroES binds), with product MAAKDVKFSGDARDRMLRGVDILANAVKVTLGPKGRNVVIEKSFGAPRITKDGVTVAKEIELEDKFENMGAQMVREVASKTNDLAGDGTTTATVLAQSIVREGAKSVAAGMNPMDLKRGIDIAVAAVVKDIEKRAKPVASSAEVAQVGTISANGDAAIGKMIAQAMQKVGNEGVITVEENKSLDTEVDIVEGMKFDRGYLSPYFVTNPEKMTAELEDAYILLHEKKLSGLQAMLPVLEAVVQSGKPLVIIAEDVEGEALATLVVNRLRGGLKVAAVKAPGFGDRRKAMLEDLAILTGGQLISEDLGMKLENVTVKMLGRAGKVVIDKENTTIVKGAGKKPEIEARVGQIKAQIEETTSDYDREKLQERLAKLAGGVAVIRVGGATEIEVKEKKDRVEDALNATRAAVQEGIVPGGGVTLLRAKKAVGRLTNPNADVQAGINIVLKALEAPIRQISENAGVEGSIVVGKILENKSETFGFDAQTEEYVDMIGKGIIDPAKVVRTALQDASSVAGLLVTTEAMVAEAPKKEAAPGMPAGGMGGF from the coding sequence ATGGCTGCCAAGGACGTCAAATTTTCCGGAGACGCGCGCGATCGCATGCTGCGCGGCGTCGACATTCTCGCCAACGCCGTCAAGGTGACGCTCGGCCCCAAGGGCCGCAACGTCGTCATCGAGAAGAGCTTCGGCGCGCCCCGCATCACCAAGGACGGCGTCACCGTCGCCAAGGAGATCGAGCTCGAGGACAAGTTCGAGAACATGGGCGCCCAGATGGTGCGTGAGGTCGCATCCAAGACCAACGACCTCGCCGGCGACGGCACCACCACCGCGACCGTGCTGGCCCAATCCATCGTGCGCGAAGGTGCCAAGTCGGTTGCCGCCGGCATGAACCCGATGGACCTCAAGCGCGGCATCGACATCGCGGTCGCAGCCGTCGTCAAGGACATCGAGAAGCGCGCCAAGCCGGTCGCCTCCTCCGCCGAGGTCGCCCAGGTCGGCACCATCTCGGCCAACGGCGATGCCGCCATCGGCAAGATGATCGCCCAGGCGATGCAGAAGGTCGGCAACGAGGGCGTCATCACCGTCGAGGAAAACAAGTCGCTCGACACCGAAGTCGACATCGTCGAGGGCATGAAGTTCGACCGCGGCTATCTCAGCCCCTACTTCGTCACCAACCCCGAGAAGATGACCGCCGAGCTCGAGGACGCCTACATCCTCCTGCACGAGAAGAAGCTCTCCGGCCTGCAAGCCATGCTGCCGGTGCTGGAAGCCGTGGTGCAGTCGGGTAAGCCGCTCGTCATCATCGCCGAGGACGTCGAGGGCGAGGCGCTGGCCACCCTGGTCGTCAACCGCCTGCGTGGCGGCCTCAAGGTTGCCGCCGTCAAGGCGCCGGGCTTCGGTGATCGCCGCAAGGCCATGCTGGAAGACCTCGCGATCCTGACCGGCGGTCAGCTGATCTCCGAAGACCTCGGCATGAAGCTCGAGAACGTCACGGTGAAGATGCTGGGACGCGCGGGCAAGGTCGTGATCGACAAGGAGAACACCACGATCGTCAAGGGCGCCGGCAAGAAGCCGGAAATCGAGGCCCGCGTCGGCCAGATCAAGGCCCAGATCGAGGAGACCACCTCGGACTACGACCGTGAGAAGCTCCAGGAGCGTCTCGCCAAGCTTGCCGGCGGCGTCGCGGTGATCCGCGTCGGCGGCGCCACCGAGATCGAGGTCAAGGAGAAGAAGGACCGCGTCGAGGACGCGCTCAACGCCACCCGCGCCGCGGTGCAGGAAGGCATCGTCCCCGGCGGCGGCGTGACGCTGCTGCGCGCCAAGAAGGCGGTCGGCCGTCTCACCAACCCCAATGCCGACGTGCAGGCCGGCATCAACATCGTGCTGAAGGCGCTGGAAGCTCCGATCCGCCAGATCTCGGAGAATGCCGGCGTGGAGGGTTCGATCGTGGTCGGCAAGATCCTCGAGAACAAGTCCGAGACCTTCGGCTTCGACGCCCAGACCGAGGAGTATGTCGACATGATCGGGAAGGGCATCATCGATCCCGCCAAGGTGGTGCGCACCGCGCTCCAGGACGCCTCGTCCGTGGCCGGCCTCCTGGTCACCACCGAAGCCATGGTCGCCGAGGCGCCGAAGAAGGAAGCCGCGCCCGGCATGCCGGCCGGCGGCATGGGCGGCTTCTAA
- a CDS encoding L-lactate permease: MWNQIYDPLHSPVLSTIAAAIPVVTLLVLIASGRVKAHIAAVIAVILTNLIAIFIFTMPAGMSLRASALGVVAGFFPIGWIVLNVIFLYQITVATGQFDLLKRAVGGVTEDRRLQLLLIAFSFGAFFEGASGFGTPVAITGSVLIGLGFSPLAASGLSLIANTAPVAYGALGTPIQGLATVTGLDPYILGAMVGRQLPLFSLIVPFWVVWAFAGWKGMKDIWPAILVTGVSFAIPQFVISNYINPWIVDIGASLISMGCLILFLKVWQPKQLWLSPALRGRDESAATMTKPASMDRTPLTQRELWTALLPWIIVCVVMLIWGNGAFKTWANSIFTVNYPVPDLHNMINKVPPVAAKPTPEGAVFAFTYLSFTGTGMLIAAIISAALAGFSPARMLAEYGRTIRLCAISLITISAMLAIGTLTRLSGVDATLGLAFAATGVLYPFFGTLLGWLGVALTGSDTASNILFGNLQKITSQQLGLSPILMAAANSSGGVMGKMIDAQSIVVASTATNWYGHEGSILRFVFWHSIVLACLVGLFVTLQAYVWPFTELVLK; the protein is encoded by the coding sequence ATGTGGAATCAAATCTATGATCCGCTGCACAGCCCGGTGCTGTCGACGATCGCGGCGGCGATACCTGTCGTCACGTTGCTGGTCCTGATCGCGAGCGGGCGCGTCAAAGCGCATATCGCGGCGGTCATCGCCGTGATCCTGACCAACCTGATCGCTATCTTTATCTTCACGATGCCGGCAGGCATGTCGCTTCGTGCCTCGGCACTCGGCGTCGTTGCCGGCTTCTTCCCGATCGGCTGGATCGTGTTGAACGTTATCTTCCTCTATCAGATCACGGTTGCAACGGGCCAATTCGACTTATTGAAGCGCGCGGTCGGCGGCGTCACGGAGGATCGGCGTCTGCAGCTGTTGCTGATTGCGTTTTCCTTCGGTGCCTTCTTCGAAGGCGCCTCTGGCTTCGGTACGCCGGTCGCCATTACGGGGTCCGTCCTGATCGGGCTTGGCTTCTCGCCGCTTGCGGCTTCGGGTCTGTCGCTGATCGCCAACACCGCACCGGTTGCCTATGGCGCGCTCGGCACGCCGATCCAGGGCCTTGCTACCGTCACGGGGCTCGATCCCTACATCCTCGGCGCGATGGTCGGACGGCAGTTGCCGCTGTTCTCGCTGATCGTGCCTTTCTGGGTGGTGTGGGCGTTCGCGGGCTGGAAGGGCATGAAGGACATCTGGCCGGCAATCCTCGTTACCGGCGTATCGTTCGCGATCCCGCAATTCGTGATCTCGAATTACATCAATCCCTGGATCGTCGATATCGGCGCGTCGCTGATCTCGATGGGTTGCCTGATTCTGTTCCTCAAGGTCTGGCAACCGAAGCAGCTCTGGCTGTCGCCGGCGCTCCGAGGCAGGGACGAATCGGCCGCGACCATGACCAAGCCGGCATCGATGGACAGAACCCCGCTCACGCAACGCGAGCTCTGGACCGCCTTGCTGCCGTGGATCATCGTCTGCGTCGTCATGCTGATCTGGGGTAACGGCGCGTTCAAGACCTGGGCGAACTCGATCTTCACCGTGAACTATCCAGTTCCGGATCTGCACAATATGATCAACAAGGTGCCGCCGGTGGCGGCGAAGCCGACGCCTGAGGGCGCGGTGTTCGCATTCACCTATCTGTCGTTCACCGGCACGGGCATGCTGATCGCGGCAATCATATCCGCGGCCTTGGCCGGGTTTTCGCCGGCGAGGATGCTCGCGGAATATGGCCGTACGATTCGGCTGTGCGCGATCTCGCTGATCACGATCTCGGCGATGCTTGCCATCGGCACGCTCACCCGTCTCTCGGGTGTGGACGCAACGCTCGGTCTCGCCTTCGCCGCAACCGGCGTGCTCTACCCCTTCTTCGGCACGCTGCTCGGCTGGTTGGGCGTTGCGTTGACGGGATCGGATACCGCCTCGAACATCCTGTTCGGCAACCTCCAGAAGATCACCTCGCAGCAGCTCGGCCTGTCGCCGATCCTGATGGCGGCGGCGAACTCGTCCGGCGGCGTGATGGGCAAGATGATCGACGCGCAATCGATCGTCGTCGCCTCCACCGCGACCAACTGGTACGGCCATGAGGGCTCGATCCTGCGCTTTGTGTTCTGGCACTCGATCGTGCTGGCCTGCCTCGTCGGCTTGTTCGTGACATTGCAGGCCTATGTCTGGCCGTTCACGGAGCTGGTCCTGAAGTAG
- a CDS encoding protein phosphatase CheZ codes for MAVHRKRFRVEDIAGGEMPILDVAEEAGPMHSEIMAELRAIRAQMAKGSVPLSGSAAMAAIDASTAQELSDARTMLDTYRAQIEQCEKLKVELDLIHDAIDRTKREIATLHGKSFDGGEMAKVNGELGAVVGGTEQATQQILEAAESIDQSASALGKVDSIDQQKRLADDIQERVISIFEACNFQDLTGQRISKVMGTMKFIEQHINAMMDIWGGVDAIKSHVPAQVDTRSEDDKLLNGPKLAGDVGHASQDDIDALFD; via the coding sequence ATGGCTGTTCACCGCAAGCGTTTTCGTGTCGAGGATATCGCCGGTGGCGAGATGCCGATTCTTGACGTAGCAGAAGAGGCAGGCCCGATGCATAGCGAGATTATGGCGGAGCTGCGCGCGATCCGCGCACAGATGGCAAAGGGCTCGGTGCCCCTGAGCGGCAGCGCGGCCATGGCGGCGATCGACGCCTCCACGGCCCAGGAGCTTTCCGACGCACGCACGATGCTCGATACCTATCGGGCCCAGATCGAGCAGTGCGAGAAGCTGAAGGTCGAGCTCGACCTCATCCATGACGCCATCGACCGCACCAAGCGCGAGATCGCGACCCTGCACGGCAAGAGCTTCGACGGCGGCGAGATGGCCAAGGTCAACGGCGAGCTCGGTGCGGTGGTCGGCGGTACCGAACAGGCGACCCAGCAGATTCTCGAAGCCGCCGAGTCGATCGACCAGTCGGCATCCGCCCTCGGCAAGGTCGACTCGATCGACCAGCAGAAGCGCCTCGCCGACGACATCCAGGAACGCGTCATCTCGATCTTCGAGGCCTGCAACTTCCAGGACCTGACCGGCCAGCGCATCAGCAAGGTGATGGGCACGATGAAGTTCATCGAGCAGCACATCAATGCGATGATGGACATCTGGGGTGGCGTGGACGCGATCAAGTCCCACGTGCCGGCGCAGGTCGACACCCGCAGCGAGGACGACAAGCTGCTCAACGGCCCGAAGCTCGCCGGCGACGTCGGCCACGCCTCGCAGGACGACATCGACGCGCTGTTCGACTGA
- a CDS encoding co-chaperone GroES produces the protein MAKSKFRPLHDRVVVKRIDAEEKSKGGIIIPDTAKEKPSQGEVVAVGSGGRDEAGKLIPIDLKVGDRVLFGKWSGTEVKIDNEELLIMKESDIMGVMA, from the coding sequence ATGGCTAAGTCCAAATTTCGTCCGCTGCATGACCGTGTCGTGGTCAAACGTATCGACGCCGAGGAAAAGTCCAAGGGCGGCATCATCATCCCCGACACCGCCAAGGAAAAGCCGTCCCAGGGCGAAGTCGTCGCCGTCGGCTCCGGCGGCCGTGACGAAGCTGGCAAGCTGATTCCGATCGACCTCAAGGTCGGCGACCGCGTTCTGTTCGGCAAGTGGTCCGGCACCGAGGTCAAGATCGACAACGAAGAGCTCCTGATCATGAAGGAGTCGGACATCATGGGCGTGATGGCCTAA
- a CDS encoding L,D-transpeptidase: MFKKMSVALLGSACAFIVGADRAAAFDNTVPNDPPAVLYQPRVPPAPVRVASNANMGGGFIEFLFGDGPGRGPAYAPQQSIYQQQPAYADPRGLPPMGELQMQGGYQQGASLQQEAIDPRQRPFDPKFEKQLVDYSGKESAGTIVVDSSNKFLYLVEGNGRAMRYGIGVGREGFTWSGVKSITAKREWPNWTPPAEMLARRPDLPRHMEGGPENPLGARAMYLGSTLYRIHGSNEPWTIGTNVSSGCIRMRNEDVIDLYGRVNVGTKVVVM; the protein is encoded by the coding sequence ATGTTCAAGAAAATGTCTGTCGCGCTGCTCGGCAGCGCGTGCGCCTTCATTGTCGGCGCCGATCGCGCCGCAGCTTTTGACAATACCGTACCGAACGATCCGCCCGCGGTGCTCTACCAGCCGCGGGTCCCGCCGGCGCCGGTGCGCGTCGCCTCCAATGCCAACATGGGCGGCGGCTTCATCGAGTTCCTGTTCGGCGACGGACCCGGCCGCGGCCCGGCCTATGCGCCGCAGCAGTCGATCTATCAGCAGCAGCCCGCCTATGCCGATCCGCGCGGCCTGCCGCCGATGGGCGAGCTGCAGATGCAGGGTGGATATCAGCAAGGCGCAAGTCTCCAGCAGGAGGCGATCGATCCGCGGCAGCGTCCGTTCGATCCGAAATTCGAGAAACAACTTGTTGACTACAGCGGCAAGGAAAGTGCCGGCACGATCGTGGTCGATTCCTCGAACAAGTTTCTCTATCTCGTCGAGGGCAACGGCCGAGCGATGCGTTACGGCATCGGCGTCGGACGCGAGGGCTTCACCTGGTCCGGCGTGAAGTCGATCACGGCCAAGCGCGAATGGCCGAATTGGACGCCGCCGGCGGAAATGCTTGCCCGCCGCCCCGATCTGCCGCGGCACATGGAAGGCGGCCCGGAAAATCCGCTCGGCGCGCGCGCGATGTATCTGGGCTCCACGCTCTACCGCATCCACGGCTCCAACGAACCCTGGACCATCGGCACCAACGTCTCCTCCGGCTGCATCCGCATGCGCAACGAGGACGTCATCGACCTCTACGGCCGCGTCAATGTCGGCACCAAGGTCGTGGTGATGTGA